A genomic stretch from Mastacembelus armatus chromosome 7, fMasArm1.2, whole genome shotgun sequence includes:
- the wdr6 gene encoding tRNA (34-2'-O)-methyltransferase regulator WDR6 isoform X1, with protein sequence METAVLVAPVTALEFLQDEFLLAGEGPILKVYSLQPRPKPCASLSVLQHSRIHGVRPRRQAGGPAQTSAAGHELSFIKEPSFYDLAVFGGKVVRLVRLHVDLRLEILGPLLQLQDWALDARWLSGDKQSLLCVAVAHNSALLLDLVTGTPVVQCSCLEGCLLYSVLLLVHESWADTVLVGGTVFNQLVLWKPGGGEQTDHEYKAPVERRLLGHSGVIFSIAYLQEKGCLASASDDRSVRVWGVGVLGGPGGKCGDLNPACLRVLYGHQARVFSVSLTSGKVFSAGEDGACLVWDWAAGEKVVRTLKGHRAGGVRALAVSKGSGNEERWVATGGADGGVRLWRVKENEERKEKIEEAAREKLTDVKFLGKGMPKVVRIAGEEDENASWSQSRFVVCTDQGIVYQYSNGQWEMIWEGTPEFQSYCVMETVSISVKNSTAKVLLCAVGNLSGSIQVFPVSQPQCGILLTGGSGKIHSLIWQERKGSVCLLASGAEGLVYRWRIEVKLNENYSLVLSVNLLSSFLLPPCAKRWLTAAVCLQSRPEKDLWVCGDRRGSLLLFQEGREQKKGSDLEVNKGLLTGTEQTKGKENGSDGDEKSCSKDDLKLQPLSCLFGVHGKQGVTSVYEYQGLLYSTGRDGCVRVFRVDPALPGKTVENKGLLQLEVLRVQRACKGLEWLERVLILKPEIPEKEEKEGVSEDCENHHKTVELDLTKKLEFTQEEKEEDSFSGEEEETEKSLEARFVIAGFQAVHFVVWDPVKRERLLTVPCGGGHRSWGLWPSYKGVWSGYGALVFIKQGTVLSSQPPGEEPSWAGKAGLTGGWDLREGVHGRGIGCVCRLGKIGGTDLDDIQTTGSMTATEGTEMESKEGHWEIVVTGGEDTSLTVLAVHPNSGSIKVLSVITDHISGVRTVAAVTCPEGGSKKQSQTLSVLLASAGGRAQIQCYRLLIGWDRRSLVPSCQVIQVASHRLDEQWERRRNRHKLVKMDPETRYMSVELVEENSNCVLLALACSDGAIRLFSVNEVRRQIDLLWETFHHQRCVLSVATCRLDDGKGNRYKLLFSAATDGKIAVWDLSEASSLIDASSEATAPPIPCLSIPAHQSGVNSLAVWAEKVGQQKGGCLVTVASGGDDGQLTVSVITVQFPDDGKTSPQSRNQPQLHLQSQSHMPLAHAAPLTALKLLSPGLVVSTSSDQRVCLWRICTTGISHRGTLCSHVADAAGLAVWEGQMTAEEKGDKNTKMRFESKQEIAFWRDKGSHTESEKQGSTGGRSSKKTSDEAVGGEPVEAVSETGDPVCKTTDEKVAEKALECGNQTVTDGMGQTESEVNPQTGLKDCESQKTAWVLVCGQGFQLLRVRNTDADVWTEERKKRFACLGFSGICIINFCQTEKIPTIYERCGQRLSGISLHLVLIKEK encoded by the exons ATGGAGACAGCGGTCCTGGTAGCTCCAGTCACAGCTCTGGAATTCCTCCAGGATGAATTTCTGCTGGCAG GTGAGGGCCCCATCTTGAAAGTGTATAGTCTCCAGCCTCGCCCTAAACCGTGTGCCTCACTCAGTGTGCTCCAGCACAGCAGAATCCATGGAGTGAGACCCAGACGTCAGGCAGGTGGCCCAGCACAGACCTCTGCTGCAGGACATG AACTGAGTTTTATCAAAGAACCCAGCTTCTATGACCTAGCAGTATTCGGAGGTAAAGTTGTGAGACTGGTGAGGCTCCATGTGGATCTGCGCCTGGAGATCCTAGGTCCCCTCTTGCAGCTACAGGACTGGGCCTTGGATGCCCGCTGGCTCTCTGGAGACAAACAGTCTCTTCTCTGTGTGGCTGTAGCCCACAATAGTGCTCTTCTCCTGGACCTTGTTACAGGGACTCCCGTTGTTCAGTGCTCCTGTTTGGAGGGGTGTCTGCTATACTCTGTCCTCCTTCTCGTACATGAGTCTTGGGCAGATACTGTCCTAGTAGGAGGGACTGTTTTCAACCAGCTGGTTCTCTGGAAGcctggaggaggagaacagaCTGATCATGAATATAAGGCTCCTGTTGAGAGACGTCTGTTGGGCCACAGCGGCGTCATCTTTAGCATCGCGTACCTCCAGGAGAAAGGCTGTCTGGCTTCTGCTTCTGATGACCGCAGTGTGAGGGTGTGGGGTGTTGGTGTGTTAGGGGGGCCTGGAGGGAAATGCGGGGACTTGAACCCAGCTTGTTTAAGGGTCCTATATGGACACCAGGCTAGGGTTTTCTCAGTGTCTCTCACATCAGGGAAGGTGTTCAGTGCTGGTGAAGATGGGGCCTGTTTAGTCTGGGACTGGGCTGCAGGTGAGAAGGTGGTACGAACATTGAAGGGACACCGAGCAGGGGGGGTTCGTGCATTAGCGGTCAGTAAGGGATCTGGAAATGAGGAGAGGTGGGTGGCTACAGGGGGGGCAGATGGAGGGGTGAGGTTGTGGAGGGTGAAAGAGAAtgaggagaggaaggaaaaaataGAGGAGGCAGCGAGGGAGAAGCTAACTGATGTGAAATTTCTTGGGAAAGGGATGCCTAAGGTGGTTCGTATAGCAGGAGAAGAGGATGAAAATGCAAGTTGGAGCCAGAGTAGATTTGTGGTTTGCACTGACCAAGGCATAGTTTACCAGTACAGCAATGGACAGTGGGAAATGATATGGGAAGGGACTCCTGAGTTTCAGTCTTACTGTGTAATGGAAACTGTATCCATCAGTGTAAAAAACTCTACAGCCAAAGTTCTTCTGTGTGCTGTGGGAAACCTCAGTGGGTCCATACAGGTCTTCCCTGTTTCTCAACCTCAGTGTGGGATTCTTCTTACAGGTGGATCAGGGAAAATCCATAGTCTCATTTggcaagagagaaaaggaagtgtgtgtttgttagcaTCAGGTGCTGAAGGACTTGTCTATCGCTGGCGTATAGAggtaaaactaaatgaaaactATTCCTTAGTTCTCAGTGTAaatcttctttcttctttcctccttcctccatgTGCCAAGCGCTGGctgacagctgcagtgtgcCTCCAGTCCAGGCCAGAGAAGGATCTCTGGGTGTGTGGGGACAGGAGAGGCTCCCTGCTTTTGTTTCAGGAAGGAAGAGAACAAAAGAAGGGAAGTGATCTAGAGGTGAATAAAGGTTTGCTGACAGGCACAGAACAGACTAAAGGCAAAGAAAATGGAAGTGATGGAGATGAAAAGAGCTGCAGTAAGGATGACCTAAAGCTGCAGCCACTGAGCTGCTTGTTTGGGGTGCATGGAAAACAGGGTGTAACTTCAGTGTATGAATACCAGGGACTGCTCTATAGCACTGGCAGGGACGGCTGTGTGAGAGTTTTTAGAGTAGACCCAGCACTGCCTGGAAAGACTGTAGAGAACAAAGGACTGCTTCAGCTGGAGGTTCTGCGAGTCCAGCGGGCCTGCAAGGGTCTGGAGTGGCTGGAGAGGGTTTTGATTCTCAAACCTGAAATTcctgagaaagaagaaaaggaaggagtCAGCGAGGATTGTGAGAACCACCATAAGACAGTGGAACTAGATTTGACAAAAAAGCTGGAGTTTACccaggaggaaaaagaggaagacagCTTTagtggagaagaagaagagacagagaagagctTGGAAGCCAGGTTTGTCATTGCTGGCTTCCAAGCTGTCCACTTTGTGGTTTGGGACCCAGTGAAGCGGGAGAGGCTGTTAACGGTACCTTGTGGTGGGGGGCATCGCTCTTGGGGTCTCTGGCCATCCTACAAAGGGGTTTGGAGTGGGTATGGAGCACTGGTCTTCATCAAGCAGGGGACTGTCCTATCTTCCCAACCCCCTGGAGAGGAACCAAGCTGGGCTGGGAAGGCAGGACTGACTGGAGGATGGGACCTGAGGGAGGGTGTCCATGGGAGGGGGattgggtgtgtgtgtaggctGGGGAAGATAGGGGGAACTGATCTGGATGATATTCAAACAACTGGAAGTATGACTGCAACTGAGGGAACGGAGATGGAGAGCAAGGAAGGGCACTGGGAGATAGTagtgacagggggagaggacACTAGCTTGACCGTCCTTGCAGTACATCCTAACTCTGGCAGCATCAAAGTGCTCTCAGTTATTACCGACCACATCTCAGGCGTCCGGACAGTGGCAGCAGTGACATGTCCAGAGGGAGGGAgcaaaaaacaatcacaaaccCTCTCTGTTCTGCTCGCGTCCGCCGGCGGCCGGGCTCAAATACAGTGTTACCGACTGCTGATCGGCTGGGACAGGCGGAGTCTGGTCCCCTCCTGCCAGGTGATCCAGGTGGCCAGTCACCGATTGGATGAACAGTGGGAGAGGAGGCGGAACCGACACAAGCTTGTTAAAATGGACCCAGAAACAAG GTACATGTCTGTAGAGCTGGTGGAGGAGAATAGCAACTGTGTTCTTTTGGCTCTGGCCTGCAGTGATGGTGCTATCAG ATTGTTTTCAGTCAATGAAGTCAGGCGTCAGATTGATTTGTTGTGGGAGACGTTTCACCACCAGCGTTGTGTGCTCAGTGTCGCCACCTGCAGGTTGGACGATGGAAAAGGCAACAG GTACAAGCTGTTGTTCAGTGCTGCAACTGATGGGAAAATTGCAGTCTGGGATTTGTCTGAAGCTTCTTCCCTGATCGATGCGTCAAGTGAAGCCACAGCTCCACCAATCCCCTGTCTCAGCATTCCCGCCCACCAGAGTGGCGTCAACTCATTGGCTGTTTGGGCAGAGAAAGTGGGACAACAAAAGGGCGGTTGCCTGGTAACCGTTGCTAGCGGAGGGGATGATGGGCAGCTGACAGTGTCCGTGATTACGGTGCAGTTCCCAGACGATGGGAAGACTTCACCACAATCCCGAAACCAGCCTCAGCTCCACCTTCAGTCCCAGTCACACATGCCACTGGCCCACGCTGCCCCTCTGACCGCCCTGAAGCTCCTGAGTCCAGGCCTCGTAGTCTCCACTTCTTCAGATCAGAGGGTTTGCCTTTGGAGGATCTGCACTACAGGCATCAGCCACAGAGGGACGCTGTGCTCCCACGTTGCAGACGCTGCAGGTCTTGCAGTATGGGAGGGGCAGAtgacagcagaggagaaaggcGACAAAAACACCAAGATGAGATTTGAGTCTAAGCAGGAGATTGCATTTTGGAGAGATAAAGGGAGTCACACTGAATCAGAAAAACAGGGATCAACAGGCGGGAGATCCAGTAAGAAAACAAGTGATGAGGCCGTGGGTGGAGAACCTGTTGAAGCAGTAAGCGAGACAGGTGACCCAGTTTGTAAGACCACTGATGAGAAAGTAGCTGAGAAAGCCTTGGAATGTGGGAATCAGACTGTGACTGATGGCATGGGGCAGACAGAGAGTGAGGTGAACCCTCAGACTGGTCTGAAGGATTGTGAGAGCCAGAAGACAGCATGGGTGCTGGTCTGTGGCCAGGGCTTCCAGCTGTTACGAGTCAGAAACACAGATGCGGATGTGtggacagaggaaagaaagaaaag ATTTGCTTGTCTTGGCTTCTCTGGAATTTGTATCATTAATTTCTGCCAGACTGAAAAAATCCCAACAATATATGAAAGATGTGGGCAGCGCTTGTCTGGAATCAGCCTACATTTGGTGCTCAtcaaggaaaaataa
- the wdr6 gene encoding tRNA (34-2'-O)-methyltransferase regulator WDR6 isoform X2 — METAVLVAPVTALEFLQDEFLLAGEGPILKVYSLQPRPKPCASLSVLQHSRIHGVRPRRQAGGPAQTSAAGHELSFIKEPSFYDLAVFGGKVVRLVRLHVDLRLEILGPLLQLQDWALDARWLSGDKQSLLCVAVAHNSALLLDLVTGTPVVQCSCLEGCLLYSVLLLVHESWADTVLVGGTVFNQLVLWKPGGGEQTDHEYKAPVERRLLGHSGVIFSIAYLQEKGCLASASDDRSVRVWGVGVLGGPGGKCGDLNPACLRVLYGHQARVFSVSLTSGKVFSAGEDGACLVWDWAAGEKVVRTLKGHRAGGVRALAVSKGSGNEERWVATGGADGGVRLWRVKENEERKEKIEEAAREKLTDVKFLGKGMPKVVRIAGEEDENASWSQSRFVVCTDQGIVYQYSNGQWEMIWEGTPEFQSYCVMETVSISVKNSTAKVLLCAVGNLSGSIQVFPVSQPQCGILLTGGSGKIHSLIWQERKGSVCLLASGAEGLVYRWRIEVKLNENYSLVLSVNLLSSFLLPPCAKRWLTAAVCLQSRPEKDLWVCGDRRGSLLLFQEGREQKKGSDLEVNKGLLTGTEQTKGKENGSDGDEKSCSKDDLKLQPLSCLFGVHGKQGVTSVYEYQGLLYSTGRDGCVRVFRVDPALPGKTVENKGLLQLEVLRVQRACKGLEWLERVLILKPEIPEKEEKEGVSEDCENHHKTVELDLTKKLEFTQEEKEEDSFSGEEEETEKSLEARFVIAGFQAVHFVVWDPVKRERLLTVPCGGGHRSWGLWPSYKGVWSGYGALVFIKQGTVLSSQPPGEEPSWAGKAGLTGGWDLREGVHGRGIGCVCRLGKIGGTDLDDIQTTGSMTATEGTEMESKEGHWEIVVTGGEDTSLTVLAVHPNSGSIKVLSVITDHISGVRTVAAVTCPEGGSKKQSQTLSVLLASAGGRAQIQCYRLLIGWDRRSLVPSCQVIQVASHRLDEQWERRRNRHKLVKMDPETRYMSVELVEENSNCVLLALACSDGAIRLFSVNEVRRQIDLLWETFHHQRCVLSVATCRLDDGKGNRYKLLFSAATDGKIAVWDLSEASSLIDASSEATAPPIPCLSIPAHQSGVNSLAVWAEKVGQQKGGCLVTVASGGDDGQLTVSVITVQFPDDGKTSPQSRNQPQLHLQSQSHMPLAHAAPLTALKLLSPGLVVSTSSDQRVCLWRICTTGISHRGTLCSHVADAAGLAVWEGQMTAEEKGDKNTKMRFESKQEIAFWRDKGSHTESEKQGSTGGRSSKKTSDEAVGGEPVEAVSETGDPVCKTTDEKVAEKALECGNQTVTDGMGQTESEVNPQTGLKDCESQKTAWVLVCGQGFQLLRVRNTDADVWTEERKKRAQDR; from the exons ATGGAGACAGCGGTCCTGGTAGCTCCAGTCACAGCTCTGGAATTCCTCCAGGATGAATTTCTGCTGGCAG GTGAGGGCCCCATCTTGAAAGTGTATAGTCTCCAGCCTCGCCCTAAACCGTGTGCCTCACTCAGTGTGCTCCAGCACAGCAGAATCCATGGAGTGAGACCCAGACGTCAGGCAGGTGGCCCAGCACAGACCTCTGCTGCAGGACATG AACTGAGTTTTATCAAAGAACCCAGCTTCTATGACCTAGCAGTATTCGGAGGTAAAGTTGTGAGACTGGTGAGGCTCCATGTGGATCTGCGCCTGGAGATCCTAGGTCCCCTCTTGCAGCTACAGGACTGGGCCTTGGATGCCCGCTGGCTCTCTGGAGACAAACAGTCTCTTCTCTGTGTGGCTGTAGCCCACAATAGTGCTCTTCTCCTGGACCTTGTTACAGGGACTCCCGTTGTTCAGTGCTCCTGTTTGGAGGGGTGTCTGCTATACTCTGTCCTCCTTCTCGTACATGAGTCTTGGGCAGATACTGTCCTAGTAGGAGGGACTGTTTTCAACCAGCTGGTTCTCTGGAAGcctggaggaggagaacagaCTGATCATGAATATAAGGCTCCTGTTGAGAGACGTCTGTTGGGCCACAGCGGCGTCATCTTTAGCATCGCGTACCTCCAGGAGAAAGGCTGTCTGGCTTCTGCTTCTGATGACCGCAGTGTGAGGGTGTGGGGTGTTGGTGTGTTAGGGGGGCCTGGAGGGAAATGCGGGGACTTGAACCCAGCTTGTTTAAGGGTCCTATATGGACACCAGGCTAGGGTTTTCTCAGTGTCTCTCACATCAGGGAAGGTGTTCAGTGCTGGTGAAGATGGGGCCTGTTTAGTCTGGGACTGGGCTGCAGGTGAGAAGGTGGTACGAACATTGAAGGGACACCGAGCAGGGGGGGTTCGTGCATTAGCGGTCAGTAAGGGATCTGGAAATGAGGAGAGGTGGGTGGCTACAGGGGGGGCAGATGGAGGGGTGAGGTTGTGGAGGGTGAAAGAGAAtgaggagaggaaggaaaaaataGAGGAGGCAGCGAGGGAGAAGCTAACTGATGTGAAATTTCTTGGGAAAGGGATGCCTAAGGTGGTTCGTATAGCAGGAGAAGAGGATGAAAATGCAAGTTGGAGCCAGAGTAGATTTGTGGTTTGCACTGACCAAGGCATAGTTTACCAGTACAGCAATGGACAGTGGGAAATGATATGGGAAGGGACTCCTGAGTTTCAGTCTTACTGTGTAATGGAAACTGTATCCATCAGTGTAAAAAACTCTACAGCCAAAGTTCTTCTGTGTGCTGTGGGAAACCTCAGTGGGTCCATACAGGTCTTCCCTGTTTCTCAACCTCAGTGTGGGATTCTTCTTACAGGTGGATCAGGGAAAATCCATAGTCTCATTTggcaagagagaaaaggaagtgtgtgtttgttagcaTCAGGTGCTGAAGGACTTGTCTATCGCTGGCGTATAGAggtaaaactaaatgaaaactATTCCTTAGTTCTCAGTGTAaatcttctttcttctttcctccttcctccatgTGCCAAGCGCTGGctgacagctgcagtgtgcCTCCAGTCCAGGCCAGAGAAGGATCTCTGGGTGTGTGGGGACAGGAGAGGCTCCCTGCTTTTGTTTCAGGAAGGAAGAGAACAAAAGAAGGGAAGTGATCTAGAGGTGAATAAAGGTTTGCTGACAGGCACAGAACAGACTAAAGGCAAAGAAAATGGAAGTGATGGAGATGAAAAGAGCTGCAGTAAGGATGACCTAAAGCTGCAGCCACTGAGCTGCTTGTTTGGGGTGCATGGAAAACAGGGTGTAACTTCAGTGTATGAATACCAGGGACTGCTCTATAGCACTGGCAGGGACGGCTGTGTGAGAGTTTTTAGAGTAGACCCAGCACTGCCTGGAAAGACTGTAGAGAACAAAGGACTGCTTCAGCTGGAGGTTCTGCGAGTCCAGCGGGCCTGCAAGGGTCTGGAGTGGCTGGAGAGGGTTTTGATTCTCAAACCTGAAATTcctgagaaagaagaaaaggaaggagtCAGCGAGGATTGTGAGAACCACCATAAGACAGTGGAACTAGATTTGACAAAAAAGCTGGAGTTTACccaggaggaaaaagaggaagacagCTTTagtggagaagaagaagagacagagaagagctTGGAAGCCAGGTTTGTCATTGCTGGCTTCCAAGCTGTCCACTTTGTGGTTTGGGACCCAGTGAAGCGGGAGAGGCTGTTAACGGTACCTTGTGGTGGGGGGCATCGCTCTTGGGGTCTCTGGCCATCCTACAAAGGGGTTTGGAGTGGGTATGGAGCACTGGTCTTCATCAAGCAGGGGACTGTCCTATCTTCCCAACCCCCTGGAGAGGAACCAAGCTGGGCTGGGAAGGCAGGACTGACTGGAGGATGGGACCTGAGGGAGGGTGTCCATGGGAGGGGGattgggtgtgtgtgtaggctGGGGAAGATAGGGGGAACTGATCTGGATGATATTCAAACAACTGGAAGTATGACTGCAACTGAGGGAACGGAGATGGAGAGCAAGGAAGGGCACTGGGAGATAGTagtgacagggggagaggacACTAGCTTGACCGTCCTTGCAGTACATCCTAACTCTGGCAGCATCAAAGTGCTCTCAGTTATTACCGACCACATCTCAGGCGTCCGGACAGTGGCAGCAGTGACATGTCCAGAGGGAGGGAgcaaaaaacaatcacaaaccCTCTCTGTTCTGCTCGCGTCCGCCGGCGGCCGGGCTCAAATACAGTGTTACCGACTGCTGATCGGCTGGGACAGGCGGAGTCTGGTCCCCTCCTGCCAGGTGATCCAGGTGGCCAGTCACCGATTGGATGAACAGTGGGAGAGGAGGCGGAACCGACACAAGCTTGTTAAAATGGACCCAGAAACAAG GTACATGTCTGTAGAGCTGGTGGAGGAGAATAGCAACTGTGTTCTTTTGGCTCTGGCCTGCAGTGATGGTGCTATCAG ATTGTTTTCAGTCAATGAAGTCAGGCGTCAGATTGATTTGTTGTGGGAGACGTTTCACCACCAGCGTTGTGTGCTCAGTGTCGCCACCTGCAGGTTGGACGATGGAAAAGGCAACAG GTACAAGCTGTTGTTCAGTGCTGCAACTGATGGGAAAATTGCAGTCTGGGATTTGTCTGAAGCTTCTTCCCTGATCGATGCGTCAAGTGAAGCCACAGCTCCACCAATCCCCTGTCTCAGCATTCCCGCCCACCAGAGTGGCGTCAACTCATTGGCTGTTTGGGCAGAGAAAGTGGGACAACAAAAGGGCGGTTGCCTGGTAACCGTTGCTAGCGGAGGGGATGATGGGCAGCTGACAGTGTCCGTGATTACGGTGCAGTTCCCAGACGATGGGAAGACTTCACCACAATCCCGAAACCAGCCTCAGCTCCACCTTCAGTCCCAGTCACACATGCCACTGGCCCACGCTGCCCCTCTGACCGCCCTGAAGCTCCTGAGTCCAGGCCTCGTAGTCTCCACTTCTTCAGATCAGAGGGTTTGCCTTTGGAGGATCTGCACTACAGGCATCAGCCACAGAGGGACGCTGTGCTCCCACGTTGCAGACGCTGCAGGTCTTGCAGTATGGGAGGGGCAGAtgacagcagaggagaaaggcGACAAAAACACCAAGATGAGATTTGAGTCTAAGCAGGAGATTGCATTTTGGAGAGATAAAGGGAGTCACACTGAATCAGAAAAACAGGGATCAACAGGCGGGAGATCCAGTAAGAAAACAAGTGATGAGGCCGTGGGTGGAGAACCTGTTGAAGCAGTAAGCGAGACAGGTGACCCAGTTTGTAAGACCACTGATGAGAAAGTAGCTGAGAAAGCCTTGGAATGTGGGAATCAGACTGTGACTGATGGCATGGGGCAGACAGAGAGTGAGGTGAACCCTCAGACTGGTCTGAAGGATTGTGAGAGCCAGAAGACAGCATGGGTGCTGGTCTGTGGCCAGGGCTTCCAGCTGTTACGAGTCAGAAACACAGATGCGGATGTGtggacagaggaaagaaagaaaag GGCCCAGGATCGGTGA